From Candidatus Woesearchaeota archaeon, one genomic window encodes:
- a CDS encoding 50S ribosomal protein L19e gives MELKIQKRLAAQVLKCSPKRIRLDVERLEEIKEAITKADIRSLINNNAIVRVQKKGISRFKAKTRHLKKKQGRHKGFGSRKGRNTARLPPKRRWMNAVRLQRRFLKMLKAKKSIDNTVFYELYAKVKGGFFRSKRHLELYIQEHKLAKLK, from the coding sequence ATGGAACTTAAAATTCAAAAAAGATTAGCGGCTCAGGTTTTGAAATGTTCGCCTAAAAGAATAAGGCTTGATGTTGAAAGGCTTGAAGAGATAAAAGAAGCCATAACAAAGGCAGATATAAGGTCGCTGATAAACAACAATGCAATAGTGAGAGTGCAGAAAAAAGGGATTTCAAGATTCAAGGCAAAAACACGGCATCTGAAAAAAAAGCAGGGAAGGCACAAGGGATTCGGCAGCAGGAAAGGAAGAAATACGGCAAGATTGCCTCCTAAAAGAAGATGGATGAATGCTGTGAGGCTGCAAAGAAGGTTTTTGAAGATGCTGAAGGCTAAAAAAAGCATTGACAATACGGTGTTTTATGAGCTTTATGCCAAGGTTAAGGGCGGATTTTTCAGAAGCAAGAGGCATCTTGAGCTGTACATACAGGAGCATAAACTGGCCAAACTAAAATGA